One part of the Gadus macrocephalus chromosome 8, ASM3116895v1 genome encodes these proteins:
- the acin1a gene encoding apoptotic chromatin condensation inducer in the nucleus isoform X1, with translation MADLEDVTLDGRPLNSLRVADLKAALEERGLSKSGPKNALVKRLKGALMLENLQRTSTPHSGLQPNSQIGEEMSQNSFIKQYLAKQQELLRQRLEREAREAGDPEEPEENTSVNNSAPCPAPSQEAVPAPVEHHKPLGPADGEGLAGPAHQEANMSGQPAGPVPSAVSTHSAAAERAPPSGQAAADSDDDDSDDGDDDDADEEAWGERRRGPGEPTRRTAARRSAARERSEASRQPPQHIPSLLSPQLRQPTPPPSPPPELSYPLPDTPKQSPPSPDEAPARQRASSSSSSGSSSSRSSSPEPQSRERKPPGPLTLLARKMASEGAFSGAGWHGAAGEPTDNGAAAALAQPFTAITHTANTAAAIASVSFPMIPGGMQGVHGGLGSQGPVGVLRATAAEDREVLLEREKALEMERRERQRMVEEEQEREKALERERIERQRALQREEQERALQRERELALERERQERDLALERERLERELALAKEREERERALQLEKLELERAARREREERERALQREREERERAQELAREREEKERIERERFVEQQRLEREQALAREREEMERLERERALEQERLQRERALEQERLLREKEEAERMERQNALEQQRMEREKAQEQQRMEREKALEQQRVEREKALEQQLIEREKALEQQRMEREKAQEQQRMEKEKAQEREEKERAEREAARERERMEKAELERKRAEEQERVERERAETLQRERERALEKEREEKERALKQEREREEKERVLKKEREERALKEQNEREERERALKKEREERALKEEKEREEKERVQKKEREEREERDRVLKKEREEKERVLKKEREEEESALNKKQEEKEREEKKNTLEHERREKEAQEQRDKAKMANRERESHLPPSKRGRDIGLNLLTTPPQISVGAASKVDQPESMESQAPGGTGPGEHSELATPLSPQSSVKKFRFLRDTPAQPPAASSGSVAIKRPRTFSDTPPAQGSPITSPTKARPWADKEGPALPPAAPVDGPKPESADRPPVAQEPPKKEAEQDRAPSVPKVAAPQGEGEKEKPKRQRKRSSSSDSSSSDSGSSSSGSSSSSSSSRGKSQEKKAQRKASPKRRADGGPQANETTRASLTKAEGGGSGVKLHIGKAVVGPPAEDQKTPAATKEGEKSEQKDKPRDLKESSMAEAELVQETNDETPKAFSARRISLSSSKVSPGPTSADGDGDSGAARKRRWGSSTAVTAKKPSISITTESLKSLIPDMKPGAGQDAVVDLHPEEAVLSGAEEEMEEEEREQPDQDLQIRRTVTQVRDPGFQSGTRPVVPLESQENGQKEAKRSRREETQEKEVQKGGKDRTKTPEEKTDVSISGIMETQSPTHTSPDVEMNTVTPSGDAPVRRSISQQRSGVTITIDDPVRSARQPSPPRSKVSSIVHVSNLVRPFTLGQLKELLGRTGTLLDTGFWIDKIKSHCYVTYSSPDEAVATRTALHGVKWPQSNPKVLSVEFCQQDELEFHKNLGVGVKPGAEDQASAPGRQCPPSLLPEREQWAEREREMARREQARTEREWDRDKVREFGPAGEEKTAGPRRSRSRERKRKERGKSKERKNDKKAEKAAEDPPAKLLDDLFQKTKAAPCIYWLPLTEETFALREAANAERAKERERNRKEQDEEEEKKRKEEEQQRKERVKAGSGPPAERAPRGEGDKDRDGERERERDRGRDRGERDGNKRREASRRPGAGGSAGGGGGGGGGGGGSGNAGRGRRSHSRSNPRERRR, from the exons ATGGCGGACCTTGAAGACGTTACGCTGGACGGGAGACCGCTAAACTCTCTTCGGGTGGCGGACTTAAAAGCTGCTCTCGAGGAACGAGGACTCTCTAAAAGTGGACCGAAAAATGCACTCGTCAAAAGACTCAAAGGG GCCCTCATGCTGGAGAACCTCCAGcgcacctccacccctcacagTGGACTGCAGCCCAACTCCCAG ATCGGGGAGGAGATGAGCCAGAACAGCTTCATCAAGCAGTACCTCGCCAAGCAGCAAGAGCTCCTCCGACAGCGCCTTGAGAGGGAGGCCAGGGAAGCTGGGGACCCCGAAG AACCCGAAGAAAACACAAGCGTCAACAACAGCGCTCCGTGTCCTGCTCCCTCCCAG GAGGCAGTGCCAGCGCCTGTCGAACACCACAAGCCCCTCGGCCCCGCGGACGGCGAGGGGCTggccggccccgcccaccaggAGGCGAACATGTCTGGTCAGCCCGCCGGCCCCGTCCCCAGCGCCGTGTCCACGCACAGCGCCGCCGCGGAGCGCGCCCCCCCGTCTGGGCAGGCCGCGGCCGAcagcgacgacgacgacagTGACGacggcgacgacgacgacgcGGACGAAGAGGCGTGGGGCGAGCGGAGGCGGGGCCCCGGGGAGCCCACCAGGAGGACGGCGGCACGGAGGTCGGCGGCCAGAGAGCGCTCGGAGGCGTCCCGCCAGCCGCCTCAGcacatcccctccctcctctccccgcaGCTCCGCCAGCCCACGCCgccgccctcccctcccccggaGCTGTCCTACCCGCTGCCCGACACCCCCAAACAAAGCCCCCCGAGCCCGGACGAGGCCCCCGCCCGCCAGCgcgcctccagcagctccagctccgggtcgtccagcagccgcagcagcagcccgGAGCCCCAGAGCAGAGAGCGGAAGCCCCCCGGGCCCCTCACCCTGCTGGCCCGCAAAATGGCGTCCGAGGGGGCCTTCTCGGGCGCCGGGTGGCATGGTGCCGCCGGAGAGCCCACGGACAACGGTGCCGCCGCAGCATTAGCCCAACCCTTCACCGCCATCACGCACACGGCCAACACTGCGGCCGCCATCGCCAGCGTCTCCTTTCCCATGATCCCCGGCGGCATGCAGGGGGTACACGGAGGCCTCGGCAGCCAGGGCCCAGTGGGCGTGCTCCGCGCCACGGCGGCGGAAGACAGGGAGGTGCtgctggagagggagaaggccctggagatggagagacgagagaggcagaggatggtggaggaagagcaggagagggagaaggcgtTGGAGCGGGAGAGGATAGAGCGACAGAGGGCCTTGCagcgggaggagcaggagagggcccTGCAGAGGGAGCGGGAGCTGGCCCTGGAGcgggagagacaggagagggatCTTGCTCTGGAGCgcgagagactggagagagagtTGGCACTTgccaaagagagggaggaacgaGAGAGGGCCCTTCAACTGGAGAAGCTGGAGCTGGAGCGGGCCGCTCGgcgggaaagagaggagagagagagggctttgcagagggaaagagaggagagggaaagggcTCAGGAGCTCGctagggagagggaagagaaggagaggatcgAGAGGGAGAGATTTGTGGAACAACAGCggttagagagagagcaggccCTGGCccgggagagggaagagatggagaggctGGAGAGAGAACGGGCCTTGGAGCAGGAGAGACTACAGAGGGAGCGAGCGCTGGAGCAGGAGCGTCTGCTACGAGAGAaggaggaagcagagaggatggagagacagaatgcTCTAGAGCAGCaacggatggagagagagaaggcacaGGAGCAGCaacggatggagagagagaaggccctGGAGCAGCAacgggtggagagagagaaggccctGGAGCAGCAactgattgagagagagaaggccctGGAGCAGCaacggatggagagagagaaggcacaGGAGCAGCAACggatggagaaagagaaagcacaggagcgggaggagaaggagagggcagagagagaggcagcacgcgaacgagagaggatggagaaggCAGAGCTGGAGAGGAAACGCGCAGAAGAGCAGGAGAgggtggagcgagagagagccgaGACCctccagagggagagggagagagccctGGAGAAGGAGcgtgaggagaaggagagggccctaaagcaggagagggagagggaggagaaggagagagtgctAAAGAAAGAGCGGGAGGAGAGGGCCCTCAAGGAAcagaatgagagggaggagagggaaagggcgcttaagaaagagagggaggagagggctctcaaggaggagaaggagagggaggagaaggagagagtgcaaaagaaagagagggaggagagggaagagagggacagagtcctaaagaaggagagagaggagaaggagagggtcctaaagaaagagagggaggaggaggagagtgcgCTGAACAAGAagcaagaggagaaggagagggaggagaaaaaaaataccCTGGAACATGAAAGACGGGAGAAGGAGGCGCAGGAGCAGCGAGACAAGGCTAAGATGGCcaacagggagagggaaagTCACCTCCCTCCATCCAAGCGCGGCCGGGACATTGGTCTGAACCTCCTGACCACTCCGCCGCAGATCTCCGTGGGAGCAGCCAGCAAGGTGGACCAGCCCGAGTCCATGGAGTCCCAGGCGCCCGGTGGAACAGGCCCAGGGGAGCATTCAGAACTAGCCACCCCTCTGTCGCCCCAGTCCTCCGTGAAGAAGTTCCGCTTCCTGCGGGACACTCCGGCACAGCCCCCGGCCGCGTCCTCCGGCTCCGTGGCCATAAAGCGGCCCCGCACCTTCTCAGACACCCCGCCGGCCCAGGGctcccccatcacctccccGACCAAGGCGCGGCCCTGGGCCGACAAAGAAGGGCCCGCCCTCCCGCCAGCGGCCCCAGTGGACGGGCCCAAGCCAGAGTCTGCAGACCGACCCCCAGTTGCCCAAGAGCCCCCCAAGAAAGAGGCAGAGCAAGACAGGGCCCCCTCCGTCCCGAAGGTGGCAGCCCcgcagggagaaggggagaaggagaaaccCAAACGCCAGAGGAAGAGGTCCTCCTCCAGCGACTCCTCCTCTTCGGACTCTGGGTCGTCCTCGTCTGGGTCCTCCAGCTCGTCTTCGTCATCGCGGGGAAAGAGTCAG gagaaGAAGGCCCAGCGCAAGGCGTCTCCTAAGCGCAGGGCGGATGGTGGTCCTCAAGCCAATGAAACGACTAGAGCCTCCCTCACCAAAGCAGAAGGGGGCGGGTCTGGTGTCAAGCTGCACATCGGG AAAGCTGTGGTTGGACCACCTGCCGAGGACCAGAAGACCCCAGCAGCgacaaaggagggagagaaatcaGAGCAGAAAGACAAGCCAAG GGACCTGAAGGAGAGTAGCATGGCGGAGGCTGAGCTTGTCCAAGAGACCAACGATGAG ACTCCCAAGGCCTTCTCTGCCCGGAGGATCTCCCTCAGCA GCAGCAAGGTGTCCCCGGGGCCCACGTCAGCCGACGGCGATGGGGACTCTGGAGCCGCGCGCAAGAGGAGGTGGGGCTCCAGCACAGCGGTCACGGCCAAGAAGCCCTCCATCAGCATCACCACGGAGTCCCTCAAG TCTCTGATCCCGGACATGAAGCCCGGGGCTGGGCAGGATGCGGTGgtggacctccacccagaggaaGCTGTCCTCTCCGGGgccgaggaggagatggaggaggaggagagggagcagccCGACCAGGACCTCCAGATCCGACGCACCGTCACTCAGGTTCGAGATCCAGGCTTTCAGAGCGGAACCCGGCCG GTTGTCCCGCTGGAGAGCCAGGAGAACGGGCAGAAGGAGGCGAAGAGGAGTCGACGGGAGGAGACCCAGGAGAAGGAGGTCCAGAAGGGAGGCAAGGACCGGACGAAAACCCCTGAGGAGAAGACGGACGTCTCCATCTCTGGCATCATGGAGACTCAGTCGCCAACTCACACCAGCCCTGATGTGGAAATGAACACTG tgaccCCCAGCGGCGACGCCCCGGTCCGCCGCTCCATCAGCcagcagaggtcaggggtcaccatcACCATCGACGACCCCGTGCGGTCGGCCCGCCAGCCTTCACCGCCGCGCAGCAAGGTGTCCAGCATCGTGCACGTATCCAATTTG GTGAGGCCCTTCACCCTGGGCCAGCTGAAGGAGCTGCTGGGCAGGACAGGGACCCTGCTGGACACAGGCTTCTGGATCGACAAGATCAAGTCTCACTGCTACGTCACC tactcCAGCCCAGACGAGGCGGTGGCCACCAGGACAGCCCTGCACGGGGTCAAGTGGCCTCAGAGCAACCCCAAGGTCCTCAGCGTGGAGTTCTGCCAGCAGGACGAG CTGGAATTCCACAAGAACCTGGGGGTGGGCGTGAAGCCCGGCGCCGAGGACCAGGCGTCCGCGCCGGGCCGCCAGTGCCCGCCCTCGCTGCTGCCGGAGCGCGAGCAGTGGGCGGAGCGCGAGCGGGAGATGGCACGGCGGGAGCAGGCGCGCACGGAGCGCGAGTGGGACCGCGACAAGGTGCGGGAGTTCGGCCCCGCCGGCGAGGAGAAGACCGCCGGGCCGCGGCGCTCGCGCTCCAGGGAGCGGAAACGCAAGGAGCGGGGGAAGAGCAAGGAGAGGAAGAACGACAAGAAAG CAGAGAAAGCCGCAGAGGACCCCCCTGCCAAGCTGCTTGACGACCTGTTCCAGAAGACCAAGGCAGCGCCCTGTATATACTGGCTTCCCCTCACCGAGGAAACG TTCGCCCTGCGGGAGGCGGCCAACGCAGAGCGCGCCAAGGAGCGGGAGCGGAACCGCaaggagcaggacgaggaggaggagaagaagcggaaggaggaggagcagcagcggaAGGAGCGGGTGAAGGCGGGCAGCGGGCCGCCGGCCGAGCGGGCGCCGCGGGGCGAGGGAGACAAGGAccgagacggggagagagagagggagcgggaccgcgggagggacagaggggagcgGGACGGGAACAAACGCAGGGAGGCGTCGCGTAGGCCGGGGGCTGGCGGCAGCGCTGGTGGCGGcggaggtggcggcggcggaggtggCGGCAGCGGCAATGCAGGCAGGGGCCGGCGCTCCCATAGCCGTAGCAACCCGCGGGAGCGGCGGCGCTAA
- the acin1a gene encoding apoptotic chromatin condensation inducer in the nucleus isoform X4, whose product MADLEDVTLDGRPLNSLRVADLKAALEERGLSKSGPKNALVKRLKGALMLENLQRTSTPHSGLQPNSQIGEEMSQNSFIKQYLAKQQELLRQRLEREAREAGDPEEPEENTSVNNSAPCPAPSQEAVPAPVEHHKPLGPADGEGLAGPAHQEANMSGQPAGPVPSAVSTHSAAAERAPPSGQAAADSDDDDSDDGDDDDADEEAWGERRRGPGEPTRRTAARRSAARERSEASRQPPQHIPSLLSPQLRQPTPPPSPPPELSYPLPDTPKQSPPSPDEAPARQRASSSSSSGSSSSRSSSPEPQSRERKPPGPLTLLARKMASEGAFSGAGWHGAAGEPTDNGAAAALAQPFTAITHTANTAAAIASVSFPMIPGGMQGVHGGLGSQGPVGVLRATAAEDREVLLEREKALEMERRERQRMVEEEQEREKALERERIERQRALQREEQERALQRERELALERERQERDLALERERLERELALAKEREERERALQLEKLELERAARREREERERALQREREERERAQELAREREEKERIERERFVEQQRLEREQALAREREEMERLERERALEQERLQRERALEQERLLREKEEAERMERQNALEQQRMEREKAQEQQRMEREKALEQQRVEREKALEQQLIEREKALEQQRMEREKAQEQQRMEKEKAQEREEKERAEREAARERERMEKAELERKRAEEQERVERERAETLQRERERALEKEREEKERALKQEREREEKERVLKKEREERALKEQNEREERERALKKEREERALKEEKEREEKERVQKKEREEREERDRVLKKEREEKERVLKKEREEEESALNKKQEEKEREEKKNTLEHERREKEAQEQRDKAKMANRERESHLPPSKRGRDIGLNLLTTPPQISVGAASKVDQPESMESQAPGGTGPGEHSELATPLSPQSSVKKFRFLRDTPAQPPAASSGSVAIKRPRTFSDTPPAQGSPITSPTKARPWADKEGPALPPAAPVDGPKPESADRPPVAQEPPKKEAEQDRAPSVPKVAAPQGEGEKEKPKRQRKRSSSSDSSSSDSGSSSSGSSSSSSSSRGKSQEKKAQRKASPKRRADGGPQANETTRASLTKAEGGGSGVKLHIGKAVVGPPAEDQKTPAATKEGEKSEQKDKPRDLKESSMAEAELVQETNDETPKAFSARRISLSTGSKVSPGPTSADGDGDSGAARKRRWGSSTAVTAKKPSISITTESLKSLIPDMKPGAGQDAVVDLHPEEAVLSGAEEEMEEEEREQPDQDLQIRRTVTQVRDPGFQSGTRPVVPLESQENGQKEAKRSRREETQEKEVQKGGKDRTKTPEEKTDVSISGIMETQSPTHTSPDVEMNTVTPSGDAPVRRSISQQRSGVTITIDDPVRSARQPSPPRSKVSSIVHVSNLVRPFTLGQLKELLGRTGTLLDTGFWIDKIKSHCYVTYSSPDEAVATRTALHGVKWPQSNPKVLSVEFCQQDELEFHKNLGVGVKPGAEDQASAPGRQCPPSLLPEREQWAEREREMARREQARTEREWDRDKVREFGPAGEEKTAGPRRSRSRERKRKERGKSKERKNDKKAEKAAEDPPAKLLDDLFQKTKAAPCIYWLPLTEETFALREAANAERAKERERNRKEQDEEEEKKRKEEEQQRKERVKAGSGPPAERAPRGEGDKDRDGERERERDRGRDRGERDGNKRREASRRPGAGGSAGGGGGGGGGGGGSGNAGRGRRSHSRSNPRERRR is encoded by the exons ATGGCGGACCTTGAAGACGTTACGCTGGACGGGAGACCGCTAAACTCTCTTCGGGTGGCGGACTTAAAAGCTGCTCTCGAGGAACGAGGACTCTCTAAAAGTGGACCGAAAAATGCACTCGTCAAAAGACTCAAAGGG GCCCTCATGCTGGAGAACCTCCAGcgcacctccacccctcacagTGGACTGCAGCCCAACTCCCAG ATCGGGGAGGAGATGAGCCAGAACAGCTTCATCAAGCAGTACCTCGCCAAGCAGCAAGAGCTCCTCCGACAGCGCCTTGAGAGGGAGGCCAGGGAAGCTGGGGACCCCGAAG AACCCGAAGAAAACACAAGCGTCAACAACAGCGCTCCGTGTCCTGCTCCCTCCCAG GAGGCAGTGCCAGCGCCTGTCGAACACCACAAGCCCCTCGGCCCCGCGGACGGCGAGGGGCTggccggccccgcccaccaggAGGCGAACATGTCTGGTCAGCCCGCCGGCCCCGTCCCCAGCGCCGTGTCCACGCACAGCGCCGCCGCGGAGCGCGCCCCCCCGTCTGGGCAGGCCGCGGCCGAcagcgacgacgacgacagTGACGacggcgacgacgacgacgcGGACGAAGAGGCGTGGGGCGAGCGGAGGCGGGGCCCCGGGGAGCCCACCAGGAGGACGGCGGCACGGAGGTCGGCGGCCAGAGAGCGCTCGGAGGCGTCCCGCCAGCCGCCTCAGcacatcccctccctcctctccccgcaGCTCCGCCAGCCCACGCCgccgccctcccctcccccggaGCTGTCCTACCCGCTGCCCGACACCCCCAAACAAAGCCCCCCGAGCCCGGACGAGGCCCCCGCCCGCCAGCgcgcctccagcagctccagctccgggtcgtccagcagccgcagcagcagcccgGAGCCCCAGAGCAGAGAGCGGAAGCCCCCCGGGCCCCTCACCCTGCTGGCCCGCAAAATGGCGTCCGAGGGGGCCTTCTCGGGCGCCGGGTGGCATGGTGCCGCCGGAGAGCCCACGGACAACGGTGCCGCCGCAGCATTAGCCCAACCCTTCACCGCCATCACGCACACGGCCAACACTGCGGCCGCCATCGCCAGCGTCTCCTTTCCCATGATCCCCGGCGGCATGCAGGGGGTACACGGAGGCCTCGGCAGCCAGGGCCCAGTGGGCGTGCTCCGCGCCACGGCGGCGGAAGACAGGGAGGTGCtgctggagagggagaaggccctggagatggagagacgagagaggcagaggatggtggaggaagagcaggagagggagaaggcgtTGGAGCGGGAGAGGATAGAGCGACAGAGGGCCTTGCagcgggaggagcaggagagggcccTGCAGAGGGAGCGGGAGCTGGCCCTGGAGcgggagagacaggagagggatCTTGCTCTGGAGCgcgagagactggagagagagtTGGCACTTgccaaagagagggaggaacgaGAGAGGGCCCTTCAACTGGAGAAGCTGGAGCTGGAGCGGGCCGCTCGgcgggaaagagaggagagagagagggctttgcagagggaaagagaggagagggaaagggcTCAGGAGCTCGctagggagagggaagagaaggagaggatcgAGAGGGAGAGATTTGTGGAACAACAGCggttagagagagagcaggccCTGGCccgggagagggaagagatggagaggctGGAGAGAGAACGGGCCTTGGAGCAGGAGAGACTACAGAGGGAGCGAGCGCTGGAGCAGGAGCGTCTGCTACGAGAGAaggaggaagcagagaggatggagagacagaatgcTCTAGAGCAGCaacggatggagagagagaaggcacaGGAGCAGCaacggatggagagagagaaggccctGGAGCAGCAacgggtggagagagagaaggccctGGAGCAGCAactgattgagagagagaaggccctGGAGCAGCaacggatggagagagagaaggcacaGGAGCAGCAACggatggagaaagagaaagcacaggagcgggaggagaaggagagggcagagagagaggcagcacgcgaacgagagaggatggagaaggCAGAGCTGGAGAGGAAACGCGCAGAAGAGCAGGAGAgggtggagcgagagagagccgaGACCctccagagggagagggagagagccctGGAGAAGGAGcgtgaggagaaggagagggccctaaagcaggagagggagagggaggagaaggagagagtgctAAAGAAAGAGCGGGAGGAGAGGGCCCTCAAGGAAcagaatgagagggaggagagggaaagggcgcttaagaaagagagggaggagagggctctcaaggaggagaaggagagggaggagaaggagagagtgcaaaagaaagagagggaggagagggaagagagggacagagtcctaaagaaggagagagaggagaaggagagggtcctaaagaaagagagggaggaggaggagagtgcgCTGAACAAGAagcaagaggagaaggagagggaggagaaaaaaaataccCTGGAACATGAAAGACGGGAGAAGGAGGCGCAGGAGCAGCGAGACAAGGCTAAGATGGCcaacagggagagggaaagTCACCTCCCTCCATCCAAGCGCGGCCGGGACATTGGTCTGAACCTCCTGACCACTCCGCCGCAGATCTCCGTGGGAGCAGCCAGCAAGGTGGACCAGCCCGAGTCCATGGAGTCCCAGGCGCCCGGTGGAACAGGCCCAGGGGAGCATTCAGAACTAGCCACCCCTCTGTCGCCCCAGTCCTCCGTGAAGAAGTTCCGCTTCCTGCGGGACACTCCGGCACAGCCCCCGGCCGCGTCCTCCGGCTCCGTGGCCATAAAGCGGCCCCGCACCTTCTCAGACACCCCGCCGGCCCAGGGctcccccatcacctccccGACCAAGGCGCGGCCCTGGGCCGACAAAGAAGGGCCCGCCCTCCCGCCAGCGGCCCCAGTGGACGGGCCCAAGCCAGAGTCTGCAGACCGACCCCCAGTTGCCCAAGAGCCCCCCAAGAAAGAGGCAGAGCAAGACAGGGCCCCCTCCGTCCCGAAGGTGGCAGCCCcgcagggagaaggggagaaggagaaaccCAAACGCCAGAGGAAGAGGTCCTCCTCCAGCGACTCCTCCTCTTCGGACTCTGGGTCGTCCTCGTCTGGGTCCTCCAGCTCGTCTTCGTCATCGCGGGGAAAGAGTCAG gagaaGAAGGCCCAGCGCAAGGCGTCTCCTAAGCGCAGGGCGGATGGTGGTCCTCAAGCCAATGAAACGACTAGAGCCTCCCTCACCAAAGCAGAAGGGGGCGGGTCTGGTGTCAAGCTGCACATCGGG AAAGCTGTGGTTGGACCACCTGCCGAGGACCAGAAGACCCCAGCAGCgacaaaggagggagagaaatcaGAGCAGAAAGACAAGCCAAG GGACCTGAAGGAGAGTAGCATGGCGGAGGCTGAGCTTGTCCAAGAGACCAACGATGAG ACTCCCAAGGCCTTCTCTGCCCGGAGGATCTCCCTCAGCA CAGGCAGCAAGGTGTCCCCGGGGCCCACGTCAGCCGACGGCGATGGGGACTCTGGAGCCGCGCGCAAGAGGAGGTGGGGCTCCAGCACAGCGGTCACGGCCAAGAAGCCCTCCATCAGCATCACCACGGAGTCCCTCAAG TCTCTGATCCCGGACATGAAGCCCGGGGCTGGGCAGGATGCGGTGgtggacctccacccagaggaaGCTGTCCTCTCCGGGgccgaggaggagatggaggaggaggagagggagcagccCGACCAGGACCTCCAGATCCGACGCACCGTCACTCAGGTTCGAGATCCAGGCTTTCAGAGCGGAACCCGGCCG GTTGTCCCGCTGGAGAGCCAGGAGAACGGGCAGAAGGAGGCGAAGAGGAGTCGACGGGAGGAGACCCAGGAGAAGGAGGTCCAGAAGGGAGGCAAGGACCGGACGAAAACCCCTGAGGAGAAGACGGACGTCTCCATCTCTGGCATCATGGAGACTCAGTCGCCAACTCACACCAGCCCTGATGTGGAAATGAACACTG tgaccCCCAGCGGCGACGCCCCGGTCCGCCGCTCCATCAGCcagcagaggtcaggggtcaccatcACCATCGACGACCCCGTGCGGTCGGCCCGCCAGCCTTCACCGCCGCGCAGCAAGGTGTCCAGCATCGTGCACGTATCCAATTTG GTGAGGCCCTTCACCCTGGGCCAGCTGAAGGAGCTGCTGGGCAGGACAGGGACCCTGCTGGACACAGGCTTCTGGATCGACAAGATCAAGTCTCACTGCTACGTCACC tactcCAGCCCAGACGAGGCGGTGGCCACCAGGACAGCCCTGCACGGGGTCAAGTGGCCTCAGAGCAACCCCAAGGTCCTCAGCGTGGAGTTCTGCCAGCAGGACGAG CTGGAATTCCACAAGAACCTGGGGGTGGGCGTGAAGCCCGGCGCCGAGGACCAGGCGTCCGCGCCGGGCCGCCAGTGCCCGCCCTCGCTGCTGCCGGAGCGCGAGCAGTGGGCGGAGCGCGAGCGGGAGATGGCACGGCGGGAGCAGGCGCGCACGGAGCGCGAGTGGGACCGCGACAAGGTGCGGGAGTTCGGCCCCGCCGGCGAGGAGAAGACCGCCGGGCCGCGGCGCTCGCGCTCCAGGGAGCGGAAACGCAAGGAGCGGGGGAAGAGCAAGGAGAGGAAGAACGACAAGAAAG CAGAGAAAGCCGCAGAGGACCCCCCTGCCAAGCTGCTTGACGACCTGTTCCAGAAGACCAAGGCAGCGCCCTGTATATACTGGCTTCCCCTCACCGAGGAAACG TTCGCCCTGCGGGAGGCGGCCAACGCAGAGCGCGCCAAGGAGCGGGAGCGGAACCGCaaggagcaggacgaggaggaggagaagaagcggaaggaggaggagcagcagcggaAGGAGCGGGTGAAGGCGGGCAGCGGGCCGCCGGCCGAGCGGGCGCCGCGGGGCGAGGGAGACAAGGAccgagacggggagagagagagggagcgggaccgcgggagggacagaggggagcgGGACGGGAACAAACGCAGGGAGGCGTCGCGTAGGCCGGGGGCTGGCGGCAGCGCTGGTGGCGGcggaggtggcggcggcggaggtggCGGCAGCGGCAATGCAGGCAGGGGCCGGCGCTCCCATAGCCGTAGCAACCCGCGGGAGCGGCGGCGCTAA